One segment of Streptomyces sp. NBC_00576 DNA contains the following:
- a CDS encoding class I SAM-dependent methyltransferase produces MSEAPEKFNTAMTTWQEWQDAPWGRLRYSIAEANLLRHLDDLGGQSLRILDLAGGDGGDAIRLAARGHHVTIVDYAPAMLAAATGRAMADGVTELISCVKADATDLPRDLADGEFDVVLCHNLLQYMDDVPGTLASALSPLKAGGLVSVMAINRHSAPLNIAVREMDPAAALAALDTDQARTQMFNSALTLHTAEEIIPTLRKLGCRDIAHYGIRSFCDYITDDARKHEPDFYADLERLELATTARPPYMHTARLFQLTAWKPS; encoded by the coding sequence ATGTCTGAAGCTCCTGAGAAGTTCAACACCGCGATGACCACCTGGCAGGAGTGGCAGGACGCCCCCTGGGGCCGACTGCGCTACTCGATCGCTGAGGCAAACCTGCTCCGTCACCTCGACGACCTGGGCGGCCAATCGCTGAGGATACTCGACCTCGCTGGCGGCGACGGCGGAGACGCCATCCGTCTTGCGGCCCGCGGGCACCATGTCACCATCGTTGACTACGCGCCCGCCATGCTCGCGGCAGCCACCGGTCGAGCGATGGCAGACGGTGTGACCGAGCTGATCAGCTGCGTTAAGGCCGACGCGACCGATCTGCCCCGCGACCTCGCCGACGGGGAATTCGATGTCGTGCTCTGCCATAACCTCCTGCAATACATGGACGACGTCCCAGGCACTCTCGCCTCGGCACTCTCCCCGCTGAAGGCCGGGGGTCTGGTCTCCGTCATGGCGATCAACCGGCATTCGGCGCCCTTGAACATCGCCGTCCGGGAGATGGACCCCGCGGCCGCGCTCGCCGCACTCGACACCGATCAGGCTCGGACGCAGATGTTCAACTCCGCGCTGACACTCCACACAGCCGAAGAGATCATCCCCACACTGCGGAAGCTCGGATGCCGAGACATCGCCCACTACGGCATCCGCAGCTTCTGCGACTACATCACCGACGACGCACGCAAGCACGAACCGGACTTCTACGCAGACCTCGAACGCCTCGAACTCGCCACCACCGCCCGACCGCCCTACATGCACACTGCCCGGCTCTTCCAACTCACTGCATGGAAGCCGAGCTAG
- a CDS encoding transposase — MRHPDRLSESEGKQLTEVTTRCPDLAAAHRLVRSFAAILTTRTGQHLKDWVVSTRAEELPGLHSFATGLEKDWDAVVQGLTTHWNSGPVEGRVNHIKMVKRQMFGRAKLPLLRKWVLLTAAR; from the coding sequence ATGCGTCACCCCGACCGGCTCTCGGAGAGTGAGGGCAAACAGCTGACCGAAGTCACTACCCGTTGCCCAGACCTCGCGGCGGCCCACCGTCTCGTCCGCAGCTTCGCTGCCATCCTCACCACCCGCACCGGCCAACATCTGAAGGACTGGGTTGTCAGCACGCGAGCCGAGGAACTTCCCGGCCTCCACTCTTTCGCCACCGGCCTGGAGAAGGACTGGGACGCCGTCGTCCAGGGCCTCACGACTCACTGGAACTCCGGTCCCGTCGAAGGCCGGGTCAACCACATCAAGATGGTCAAGCGCCAGATGTTCGGCCGCGCCAAGCTCCCGCTCCTCCGTAAATGGGTACTTCTCACCGCCGCCCGATGA
- a CDS encoding ISL3 family transposase: protein MQCGAHRARTLVGTVSCPDCERPSARVHSCYERRLADTAVSDQPVLIKLTVRRLYCNNVLCGRRTFVEQVAGLTFRYGRRTPASRRVLEAVAVALAGRAGARLAVALHSAVSRTTLLRLLMALPDPYWEAPKVLGVDDFATRRGQHYGTVLIDCETRKPLALLAGRDAGTLATWLREHPGIEVICRDHACSYAEGARIGAPQAVQVADRFHLWQNLGTAVEQCVRRHTGCLRPPGAGSGDLADIESPSAKEMSPIEARIRERHAIVHALLHQGHGIREIARELHMGGNTVRRCARAATPEELLGGRRQPRPSQLDPYKSHLDKRWAEGFTNAIQLHSELQDLGCRGSYQIISTTCGHGADAVSASSGPRRQGSDKSPVGSCVTPTGSRRVRANS, encoded by the coding sequence GTGCAGTGTGGTGCACATCGTGCGAGAACCCTCGTTGGCACCGTTTCGTGCCCGGACTGTGAGCGTCCGTCGGCTCGTGTGCACAGCTGCTACGAGCGTCGGCTTGCCGACACCGCGGTCAGCGACCAGCCCGTGCTGATAAAGCTGACCGTACGGCGTTTGTACTGCAACAACGTCCTGTGTGGGCGCCGTACGTTCGTCGAGCAGGTCGCGGGACTGACGTTCCGGTACGGGAGACGAACGCCTGCTTCGCGCCGGGTCCTGGAAGCCGTGGCCGTCGCGCTCGCCGGCCGGGCGGGAGCCCGGCTGGCCGTAGCACTCCATAGTGCGGTCAGCCGAACGACGCTGCTGCGACTGCTCATGGCGCTTCCTGATCCCTACTGGGAAGCGCCCAAGGTGCTCGGGGTCGATGACTTCGCCACTCGCCGCGGGCAGCATTACGGGACCGTGCTCATCGACTGCGAGACCCGCAAACCGCTCGCCCTGCTGGCCGGACGGGACGCGGGGACGCTGGCCACATGGCTGCGTGAGCATCCCGGGATCGAGGTGATCTGCCGGGATCATGCCTGCTCCTACGCTGAAGGAGCCCGTATCGGGGCCCCGCAGGCAGTGCAGGTCGCTGACCGCTTTCACCTGTGGCAGAACCTCGGCACCGCGGTGGAGCAATGTGTGCGCCGGCACACCGGTTGTCTGCGGCCACCCGGCGCTGGCTCGGGTGACCTGGCGGACATTGAATCACCGTCCGCCAAGGAGATGTCGCCGATCGAAGCCCGTATCCGTGAACGTCACGCCATCGTCCACGCGCTCCTCCACCAGGGCCATGGCATCCGGGAGATCGCCCGCGAGTTACACATGGGTGGGAACACCGTCCGCCGGTGCGCCCGCGCGGCAACCCCTGAGGAGTTACTCGGCGGTCGGCGGCAGCCCCGGCCCAGCCAGCTAGACCCCTACAAGTCCCACCTGGACAAACGCTGGGCAGAAGGATTCACCAACGCGATCCAGCTCCATTCCGAGCTCCAGGACCTCGGCTGCCGCGGCAGCTACCAGATCATCAGCACTACCTGCGGCCACGGCGCCGACGCCGTATCCGCGTCGTCGGGCCCGCGCCGCCAGGGGTCCGACAAGTCACCGGTTGGATCATGCGTCACCCCGACCGGCTCTCGGAGAGTGAGGGCAAACAGCTGA
- a CDS encoding response regulator transcription factor, with amino-acid sequence MTTVLIVDDHALQRFGFRMLLEQHPDLTVVGEAAHGAEAVRKAAELRPDVVLMDVRMPGMDGIEATRRIVESGGHSHVLVLTTFDIDEHAYDALRAGARGFLLKDALPDALVAGIRSVAAGGVVIAPGLTRELTDVFSNRQPGRAPGQKRQLAVLPQRERESLTQREREVLTAIASGWSNLEIGERLSLAESTVKTHVSHILAKIGARDRVQAVIFAYDTGLVRPARPAPPRAVRAGRRGPEVLPAAG; translated from the coding sequence ATGACCACCGTTCTCATCGTCGACGACCACGCCCTGCAGCGCTTCGGCTTCCGGATGCTTCTGGAACAGCACCCCGATCTGACCGTGGTGGGCGAGGCCGCCCACGGAGCCGAAGCGGTCCGCAAAGCCGCCGAACTGCGCCCCGACGTCGTGCTCATGGACGTACGAATGCCCGGCATGGACGGCATCGAGGCCACCCGCCGCATCGTCGAGTCCGGAGGCCACTCCCACGTCCTGGTCCTGACCACCTTCGACATCGACGAGCACGCGTACGACGCCCTGCGCGCCGGTGCCAGGGGGTTTCTGCTGAAGGACGCGCTGCCCGACGCACTCGTCGCCGGTATCCGGTCCGTGGCCGCCGGGGGCGTGGTCATCGCCCCCGGCCTGACTCGCGAGCTCACCGACGTCTTCTCCAACCGGCAGCCCGGCCGCGCCCCCGGCCAAAAGCGGCAGCTCGCCGTCCTGCCCCAGCGCGAACGCGAATCCCTGACCCAGCGCGAGCGCGAGGTACTGACCGCCATTGCCTCCGGCTGGAGCAACCTCGAGATCGGCGAGCGGTTGTCGTTGGCCGAATCCACCGTGAAGACCCACGTCAGCCACATCCTCGCCAAGATCGGCGCCCGCGACCGCGTCCAGGCCGTGATCTTCGCCTACGACACCGGACTGGTCAGACCGGCACGACCAGCACCGCCGCGCGCAGTGAGGGCCGGCCGCAGAGGTCCTGAGGTTCTGCCTGCAGCCGGCTGA
- a CDS encoding helix-turn-helix transcriptional regulator produces the protein MDLYGRRQEQAALDRILDGARQGDGATMVLWGDPGIGKTALLEYTAESAAADFTVLRCGGTRLESGLTFAALHELLWPVTDRISTLPEPQAKALNGALGMSSDVADRFLIGVAVLTLVGELARERPVLIVADDAQWLDEPSARCLAFVARRLRNEPVVMLLTGHDDPVEGPWEKLAAMEVRELGDEDARLLARAVAPHADEAVIRRTIRAAAGNPLALQELPTSVGPGDISTHRLADEQIAVGPRLRRAFRARIERLSAPARTALLLAAADDRSDRNTLFQAGLVLGLDALAWDEALHSGLLTVRSDGRICFRHQLMEAVVYEEAPPANRQAVHHVLASVLTGENADELRPWHLAAASEAVGRLDEEVARLLEESAHRSWARGGCATAARALRRAAKLSPSTDDAARRLAHGAKAAWEAGHVDVARGMLERAEGLSSASTVADLSEGLRGLIEFAHGDLETACRQLTRDMERVADPGQAFRLGSMALRAAWAASHDALQREALQRLERRLPQGNFPNADLLPLLREWWTEERGRGADDRDQIVAPDADILTRLSGSSWLLMPPAPLAVAWGIESALQEALRRETDTLRHTDQVTALTQALAQTVALDIAQGSWTSATANAVEGLQVAEGTGDEHLAAQCSAGLGWLAAARGDEETVADFAARFIEVWVPRGVRVFSAGAEWNLGMSALFAGRAEEALDRLVRLSEHGHHAANATVAVLAAPDTAEAAVQAGQRATAEEQARLLRRWAERTNAAWAISATHMVHALLASGADAEKQFRLALEVPGAASRPFNYARTRLLYGEWLRRSRRRTDARTQLAEAAESFQRLGAAPLLARTRAEQELTGQQPRRDSAPARDTSATLTAQELRVVRLAAQGLTNREIGAQLLISPRTVGHHLANVFPKLGIVSRADLSRVDFDSGLRLMG, from the coding sequence ATGGACCTATACGGACGGCGCCAGGAGCAGGCAGCCCTTGACCGGATCCTTGACGGTGCTCGGCAGGGCGACGGGGCAACAATGGTGTTGTGGGGTGACCCCGGCATCGGAAAGACGGCCCTGCTGGAATACACGGCCGAGTCCGCGGCTGCGGACTTCACTGTCTTGCGATGTGGGGGCACTCGCCTGGAGTCGGGGCTGACGTTCGCCGCGCTGCACGAATTGCTGTGGCCGGTGACGGACCGGATCAGTACGCTCCCCGAGCCGCAGGCCAAGGCCCTGAACGGGGCGCTCGGGATGAGCAGCGACGTGGCGGACCGGTTTCTGATCGGTGTGGCCGTACTGACCCTCGTCGGCGAGCTGGCCAGGGAACGGCCGGTGCTCATCGTCGCCGACGACGCCCAATGGCTGGATGAGCCATCCGCACGGTGCCTGGCCTTCGTCGCGCGCCGGCTGCGCAACGAGCCTGTGGTCATGCTCCTCACCGGACACGACGATCCTGTCGAGGGCCCCTGGGAGAAACTGGCGGCCATGGAGGTCCGGGAGTTGGGCGACGAGGACGCCCGGCTCCTTGCCCGTGCCGTCGCTCCGCACGCGGACGAGGCGGTGATCCGCCGTACGATCCGCGCGGCAGCCGGAAATCCCCTCGCGCTCCAGGAGCTGCCCACGTCCGTGGGGCCCGGCGACATCTCGACACACCGTCTTGCCGATGAGCAGATCGCCGTCGGGCCACGCCTGCGCCGTGCCTTTCGCGCCCGGATCGAGAGGTTGTCCGCGCCTGCCCGCACCGCGCTCCTTCTCGCCGCCGCCGACGACCGTAGCGATCGAAACACCTTGTTCCAGGCCGGACTTGTGCTCGGCCTCGACGCACTCGCGTGGGACGAGGCGCTGCACTCGGGCCTGCTCACCGTGCGCTCGGACGGGCGGATCTGCTTCCGCCACCAGTTGATGGAGGCGGTCGTCTATGAGGAGGCGCCGCCCGCGAACCGCCAGGCCGTTCATCATGTGCTCGCCTCCGTACTGACCGGTGAGAACGCCGACGAGCTGCGTCCCTGGCACCTCGCCGCGGCTTCGGAAGCAGTGGGCCGACTCGACGAGGAGGTGGCCCGGCTGCTCGAAGAGTCGGCCCACCGGTCCTGGGCGCGCGGTGGCTGTGCCACGGCGGCCCGGGCCTTGCGGCGTGCGGCGAAGCTTTCCCCCTCTACGGACGACGCGGCCAGACGACTGGCTCACGGAGCTAAGGCAGCCTGGGAGGCAGGCCACGTCGACGTGGCGCGGGGAATGCTGGAGCGGGCCGAAGGGCTTTCCTCCGCATCCACGGTCGCGGATCTCAGCGAGGGGTTGCGCGGGCTGATCGAGTTCGCGCACGGCGATCTGGAAACCGCCTGCCGTCAGCTGACCCGGGACATGGAACGGGTGGCCGATCCCGGGCAGGCGTTCAGGCTCGGCAGCATGGCGCTGCGGGCGGCATGGGCGGCCAGTCATGACGCCCTGCAGCGCGAGGCGCTCCAGCGGCTGGAGCGGCGGCTCCCGCAAGGGAACTTCCCGAATGCCGATCTGCTGCCGTTGCTGCGCGAATGGTGGACGGAGGAACGGGGGCGCGGCGCCGATGACCGCGACCAGATCGTGGCCCCCGACGCCGACATCCTCACCCGGCTCAGCGGCAGTTCCTGGCTCCTGATGCCACCGGCACCGCTGGCGGTGGCCTGGGGCATCGAGTCCGCCCTGCAGGAGGCGCTCCGCCGTGAGACCGACACGCTGCGGCACACGGACCAGGTCACCGCCCTGACCCAGGCGCTGGCCCAGACCGTGGCGCTCGACATCGCGCAAGGCTCCTGGACCTCGGCCACGGCTAACGCCGTTGAGGGGCTCCAAGTGGCCGAGGGAACCGGTGACGAGCACTTGGCGGCGCAGTGCAGCGCCGGTCTCGGATGGCTGGCAGCCGCGCGAGGCGATGAGGAGACCGTCGCGGACTTCGCCGCCCGGTTCATCGAGGTATGGGTGCCGCGTGGGGTGCGCGTCTTCAGCGCCGGCGCGGAGTGGAACCTCGGCATGTCGGCACTCTTCGCCGGCCGGGCAGAGGAGGCGCTGGACCGTTTGGTCCGGCTGAGCGAGCACGGGCACCACGCGGCGAACGCCACCGTCGCGGTGCTCGCCGCGCCGGACACCGCCGAGGCCGCGGTTCAGGCCGGGCAGCGGGCGACGGCCGAGGAACAGGCGCGGTTGCTGCGGCGGTGGGCCGAGCGGACGAACGCGGCGTGGGCGATCTCCGCGACGCACATGGTCCATGCCCTGCTGGCGTCGGGGGCGGATGCGGAGAAGCAGTTCCGGCTTGCGCTGGAAGTCCCCGGAGCCGCGTCGCGGCCCTTCAACTACGCCCGCACGCGCCTGCTGTACGGCGAGTGGCTGCGGCGGTCCCGCCGTCGTACCGACGCCCGGACACAGCTGGCCGAAGCCGCGGAATCCTTCCAGCGACTCGGCGCGGCGCCCCTGCTCGCCCGCACCCGGGCCGAACAGGAGCTGACCGGGCAGCAACCGCGCCGGGACTCCGCACCGGCCCGGGACACCTCAGCCACCCTCACGGCGCAGGAGTTGAGAGTCGTACGGCTGGCCGCGCAGGGGCTTACCAACCGGGAGATCGGGGCTCAGCTGCTGATCAGTCCTCGTACGGTGGGTCATCACCTGGCCAACGTGTTCCCCAAGCTCGGTATCGTCTCGCGCGCCGACCTCTCGCGCGTCGACTTCGACAGCGGGCTGCGTTTGATGGGGTGA
- a CDS encoding GlxA family transcriptional regulator: MTHLHRVVVLAIDGVYPFELGMPSRVFGAAGGRYEVLTCTVDGRPVRTNSDFSITVEHGPEALRAADTVVIPPFASTAVTREVPQALTQALTSMAAGSRLVSICTGAFVLAAAGLLDGRPATTHWMTADLFREWFPQVALDPDALFIDDGDILTSAGAASGIDVCLHLIRKDHGNEVANQVARMCIVPPWRDGGQAQYIQHPAPETTATGTATARQWALENLHEPMALADLAEHSHMSLRTFARRFTEETGMSPGRWLIQQRVDRARHLLETTDLPVDEIAGQVGFAGGTSLREHLHAAIGVSPLAYRRTFRGALSPTR; encoded by the coding sequence ATGACACACCTTCACCGAGTCGTCGTTCTGGCCATCGACGGGGTGTACCCCTTCGAACTCGGCATGCCCAGCCGGGTCTTCGGAGCCGCAGGCGGGCGCTACGAGGTCCTCACCTGTACCGTCGACGGCCGCCCGGTACGCACCAACTCGGACTTCTCGATCACCGTCGAGCACGGCCCGGAGGCACTGCGCGCCGCCGACACCGTAGTCATCCCACCCTTCGCCTCCACCGCCGTGACCCGGGAAGTGCCGCAAGCCCTGACCCAGGCACTCACGTCCATGGCTGCGGGCAGCCGCCTCGTATCCATCTGCACCGGCGCCTTCGTTCTCGCCGCAGCGGGCCTCCTCGACGGTCGGCCGGCCACCACACACTGGATGACCGCGGACCTCTTCCGCGAATGGTTCCCTCAGGTCGCACTCGATCCGGACGCCCTGTTCATCGACGACGGGGACATCCTGACCTCAGCAGGCGCCGCCTCCGGGATCGACGTCTGCCTGCATCTCATCCGCAAGGACCACGGCAACGAAGTCGCCAACCAGGTGGCCCGCATGTGCATCGTCCCTCCATGGCGCGACGGAGGGCAGGCGCAGTACATCCAGCATCCGGCACCCGAAACCACCGCCACCGGAACGGCCACCGCCCGCCAGTGGGCCCTGGAGAACCTCCACGAGCCGATGGCCCTGGCGGACCTCGCCGAGCACTCCCACATGAGCCTGCGTACCTTCGCCCGCCGCTTCACCGAAGAGACGGGCATGAGCCCGGGACGCTGGCTGATCCAGCAGCGCGTCGACCGTGCGCGGCACCTCCTGGAAACCACCGATCTGCCCGTGGACGAGATCGCCGGCCAAGTCGGCTTCGCCGGCGGCACATCGCTGCGGGAACACCTGCATGCCGCCATCGGCGTCTCCCCGCTCGCCTACCGGCGCACCTTCCGAGGCGCCCTGTCCCCCACGCGCTGA
- a CDS encoding NADP-dependent oxidoreductase, which translates to MRAIRQDVHGSPEVLKEVELPRPEPGLSEILIAVRAAGVNPTDWWNRAQPMTANGLPLILGWDVSGVVEAVGTGVTLFKPGDEVFGMLPYPHGVGAHAEYVTAPARAFVHKPADIDHVQAGALPLAALTAYQALVDTADIQPGQRVFIHAAAGGVGHLAVQIAKSRGAYVIGTASAAKHDFLRSIGVDEAIDYHSVDFTEAAKDIDVVLDSISRDTAARARSLAVLRPGGTLVSILPFPIDPAELADIAARGIRYESLLVEADRAGMQAIADLVETGALRAHIEATFPLAEAAKAHALGETGRTTGKIVLTVEGTVKA; encoded by the coding sequence ATGCGTGCCATCCGCCAGGACGTCCACGGTTCCCCCGAGGTGCTCAAGGAGGTCGAACTGCCCCGGCCCGAGCCGGGGTTGAGTGAGATCCTGATCGCCGTCCGCGCGGCCGGCGTCAACCCGACCGACTGGTGGAACCGCGCCCAGCCCATGACCGCCAACGGCCTGCCCCTCATCCTGGGCTGGGACGTCTCCGGAGTCGTCGAGGCCGTCGGCACCGGCGTCACCCTGTTCAAGCCGGGCGACGAGGTCTTCGGCATGCTGCCCTACCCCCACGGGGTCGGCGCCCACGCCGAGTACGTGACCGCTCCCGCCCGCGCCTTCGTCCACAAGCCCGCCGATATCGACCACGTCCAGGCCGGCGCCCTCCCTCTCGCCGCCCTGACCGCCTACCAGGCACTCGTCGACACCGCCGACATCCAGCCCGGGCAGCGCGTCTTCATCCACGCGGCCGCCGGCGGCGTCGGCCATCTCGCCGTCCAGATCGCCAAGTCCCGTGGCGCGTACGTCATCGGCACCGCCAGTGCCGCCAAGCACGACTTCCTGCGTTCGATCGGAGTGGACGAGGCCATCGACTACCACTCGGTCGACTTCACCGAGGCCGCCAAGGACATCGACGTGGTCCTCGACTCGATCTCGCGGGACACCGCCGCCCGCGCCCGCTCCCTCGCCGTCCTGCGCCCGGGCGGCACCCTCGTCTCGATCCTTCCGTTCCCCATCGACCCCGCCGAACTGGCCGACATCGCCGCGCGGGGCATCCGCTACGAGTCCCTCCTCGTCGAGGCCGACCGCGCCGGCATGCAGGCCATCGCCGACCTCGTCGAAACCGGAGCCCTGCGCGCCCACATCGAGGCGACGTTCCCGCTCGCCGAGGCCGCCAAGGCCCACGCCCTGGGCGAGACCGGCCGCACCACCGGCAAGATCGTGCTGACCGTGGAAGGGACAGTGAAGGCGTAG
- a CDS encoding nuclear transport factor 2 family protein produces the protein MAAQALRTVFDGGDTTAIDSHVRPDFIQHNPLAPDGPEAMKAFGAAVRQQFLDAKYNVLGALSEGDLLLHSSGVLVPCTPGMAVFDIFRFQDGKLVEHRDAMQDVPETSANENTMF, from the coding sequence ATCGCCGCCCAAGCCCTCAGGACCGTGTTCGACGGGGGCGACACGACCGCCATCGACAGCCATGTGCGGCCGGACTTCATCCAGCACAACCCACTCGCCCCCGACGGCCCCGAAGCCATGAAGGCCTTCGGCGCCGCCGTGCGCCAGCAGTTCCTGGACGCCAAGTACAACGTGTTGGGGGCCCTGTCCGAGGGCGACCTGCTGCTGCACTCCAGTGGCGTCCTGGTCCCCTGCACCCCTGGGATGGCCGTTTTCGACATCTTCCGCTTCCAGGACGGAAAGCTCGTCGAGCACCGGGACGCCATGCAGGACGTGCCGGAGACCTCCGCCAACGAAAACACGATGTTCTGA
- a CDS encoding alpha/beta fold hydrolase, which produces MSSPRNSPSPSTSSYENAPTRSVSVHGEKFAYRELGPEDGVPLILLIHLAGVLDNWDPRVVDGLAARRRIIAFDNRGVGGSSGSTPDTIESMARDAVLFIRALGFDEVDLFGLSMGGFIAQVIVAQEPHLVRKVILAGTGPAGGPGIDKVPALSIQATLKGALTRQDPKLSLFFTESADSQRAGRAFLERLKERTHNRDKDISLPSFRAQLKAIKKWGRQVPSDLSGIRQPVLVANGENDRMVPSQNTRDLAARLPRGELVPLYPDAGHGGIFQCHDEFVPRALEFLES; this is translated from the coding sequence ATGAGTTCCCCGCGCAATTCCCCGTCCCCCTCGACGTCGTCGTACGAGAACGCGCCGACCCGCTCCGTGTCCGTTCACGGCGAGAAATTCGCCTACCGGGAACTCGGCCCCGAGGACGGCGTACCCCTGATCCTCCTGATTCACCTGGCCGGGGTCCTGGACAACTGGGACCCACGCGTCGTCGACGGACTCGCCGCGCGACGTCGGATCATCGCCTTCGACAATCGCGGGGTGGGCGGATCGAGCGGCTCCACACCGGACACGATCGAGTCGATGGCCCGCGACGCGGTGCTGTTCATCCGTGCCCTCGGATTCGACGAGGTCGATCTGTTCGGCCTGTCGATGGGCGGCTTCATCGCCCAGGTCATCGTGGCACAAGAACCGCACCTCGTTCGCAAGGTCATCCTCGCGGGCACGGGCCCCGCCGGGGGCCCCGGCATCGACAAGGTCCCCGCACTCAGCATCCAGGCCACGCTCAAGGGCGCCCTGACCCGCCAGGACCCCAAGCTCTCGCTCTTCTTCACGGAATCCGCAGACAGCCAGCGGGCCGGACGCGCCTTCCTTGAACGGCTGAAGGAGCGCACACACAACCGCGACAAAGACATCTCGCTGCCGTCGTTCCGTGCGCAGCTGAAGGCCATCAAGAAATGGGGCCGCCAGGTACCGTCAGACCTGTCGGGCATTCGCCAACCGGTCCTCGTGGCAAACGGCGAGAACGACCGGATGGTACCCAGCCAGAACACACGCGATCTGGCCGCACGCCTGCCCCGGGGCGAACTCGTTCCCCTCTACCCCGATGCTGGACACGGGGGAATCTTCCAGTGCCACGATGAATTCGTGCCAAGGGCGCTTGAATTCCTCGAGTCCTGA
- a CDS encoding NADP-dependent oxidoreductase, protein MRAFTVERYGDKAGVRAGEIPDPEVGADDVLVYIQAASINPLDRMIRDGEMKAILPYKVPFVLGNDLAGIVVEVGTAVTRFAVGDEVFARPDKNRIGTFAELIAVHQDDVAIKPTTLTMEEAASLPLVALTSWQVLVERARIRPGQKVLIHAGSGGLGTIAIQLAKELGAHVATTTSTANVDLVKRLGADVVVDYKKQAFETVLRDYDVVLDSLGGETLLKSLDVVKPGGKVISVAGPPDAALGKELGANPVIRLVMSALSFRVRRRARRRNVTYSFLFMKASGDQLRELTPLIDDGKIRPVVDTVFPFESTREALEYLEAGHAKAGKVVIKMS, encoded by the coding sequence ATGAGGGCCTTCACGGTAGAGCGCTACGGCGACAAGGCCGGCGTGCGTGCCGGCGAAATTCCGGACCCGGAGGTGGGCGCGGACGACGTGCTGGTTTACATCCAGGCCGCGAGCATCAACCCGCTCGACCGCATGATCCGGGACGGCGAGATGAAGGCGATCCTGCCGTACAAGGTCCCCTTCGTCCTGGGCAACGACCTGGCCGGAATCGTCGTCGAAGTGGGTACAGCCGTCACGCGGTTCGCCGTGGGCGACGAGGTCTTCGCGCGGCCCGACAAGAACCGCATCGGCACCTTTGCCGAACTCATCGCGGTGCACCAGGACGACGTCGCGATCAAGCCGACCACCCTGACCATGGAGGAGGCGGCGTCCCTTCCCCTGGTCGCGCTGACCTCGTGGCAGGTACTGGTCGAACGGGCACGCATTCGGCCTGGTCAGAAGGTCCTCATCCACGCCGGTTCCGGCGGCCTGGGCACCATAGCCATCCAGCTGGCGAAGGAGTTGGGCGCGCACGTGGCGACCACCACGAGCACCGCCAACGTCGACCTGGTGAAGCGCCTGGGCGCGGACGTCGTCGTCGACTACAAGAAGCAGGCGTTCGAGACAGTGCTGCGCGACTATGACGTCGTCCTGGACTCGCTCGGCGGCGAGACGCTTCTGAAGTCCCTGGACGTGGTCAAGCCCGGCGGGAAGGTCATCAGTGTCGCGGGCCCTCCCGACGCCGCTTTGGGCAAGGAGCTGGGAGCCAATCCGGTCATCCGGCTGGTGATGTCCGCGCTGAGCTTCCGGGTCCGACGACGCGCGCGGCGCCGCAACGTGACGTACTCGTTCCTGTTCATGAAGGCCAGTGGGGACCAGCTGCGCGAGCTGACCCCGCTCATCGACGACGGCAAGATCCGACCCGTCGTCGACACCGTGTTCCCGTTCGAGTCGACCCGCGAAGCGCTGGAATACCTCGAGGCCGGGCACGCGAAGGCCGGCAAGGTCGTCATCAAGATGTCGTGA
- a CDS encoding TetR/AcrR family transcriptional regulator — protein MRYGTEHKQATRQRIIKAAGRRFKRDGIDSSGISALMKDAGLTNGAFYTHFTSKDDLVATAVADQLHAQNANIVAQAAPGRAGLEQIVRWYLSARHRDSSDDDCPSAALLDEIRRCTDSTKQAYTDGVLMVIDGIAARLAPDDPLSARTKSLSAYAMMAGTLQLSRALADRRLADELLEQGIHNALALLGVEHEHARIPN, from the coding sequence GTGCGATACGGGACAGAGCACAAGCAGGCGACCAGGCAGCGGATCATCAAGGCGGCCGGGCGCCGGTTCAAGCGGGACGGCATCGACAGCTCGGGCATCTCGGCGCTCATGAAGGACGCGGGGCTGACCAACGGCGCCTTCTACACCCACTTCACATCGAAGGACGACCTCGTGGCCACCGCGGTCGCCGATCAACTACACGCACAGAACGCGAACATCGTCGCGCAGGCGGCACCCGGCCGCGCCGGACTCGAGCAGATCGTGCGGTGGTACCTGTCCGCCCGGCACCGCGACAGCTCGGACGACGACTGCCCCTCCGCCGCCCTGCTCGACGAGATCCGGCGCTGCACAGACTCGACCAAGCAGGCTTACACGGACGGCGTACTGATGGTCATCGACGGCATCGCCGCCCGCCTGGCACCCGACGATCCGCTCTCGGCCCGAACCAAGTCACTCAGCGCCTACGCCATGATGGCGGGGACGCTGCAGCTCTCCCGCGCCCTCGCCGACAGGCGTCTCGCCGACGAACTCCTGGAGCAGGGCATCCACAACGCCCTCGCACTGCTGGGCGTCGAGCATGAGCACGCGAGGATCCCCAACTGA